The Pseudomonadota bacterium genomic interval ACCACCGTCAACGCCGCCGTCAGCGTCGTCTTGCCGTGGTCAACGTGGCCTATCGTGCCCACGTTTACGTGCGGCTTCGTGCGTTCGAATTTTTCCTTTGACATCAGGAGAAACTCCCAGAGTTCTGTTTCAAGTTGAAGACGACCGCCAAGCTGGCGGAACAAAATTTGGAGCCCATAACCGGAATTGAACCGGTGACCTCGTCCTTACCAAGGACGCGCTCTACCGAACTGAGCTATATGGGCACGCGTTCGCTTGCTGCTGCCCTCGCTGCCGACGCCGAGAACCGAAAACTGGAGCGGGTGATGGGAATCGAACCCACATCATCAGCTTGGAAGGCTGAGGTTCTACCGTTGAACTACACCCGCCCTGCCTCGCGTCCCAGCCATCAGCCGGTGAGGAGCAATGGTGGAGGGGGGAGGATTCGAACCTCCGAAGCTTTCGCAGCAGATTTACAGTCTGCCCCCTTTGGCCGCTCGGGAACCCCTCCGAATGCAAGCCGACGATTTTGGATCAGGGCTGACGCTTTGTCAATCGAATCGCCACACCCACAGTCGTAGGCGTGCGATCAATCAGCTCAGCAGGCGGTCGAGCATCGGCATGAGGTACACGTCCAGGCGCACGAGGTCCAGCCCGCGCCAGGCGATGATCAGGAGCGCGAGGCCCGATGCCTTGCCCAACCAGTCCGATCGCTGCTTGCGTTCGACCATCAGCAGCTCGATGCCGTAGAGCATGACCACCAGCGCGACGATGAAAATCGGCACACTGAACTGGCCGATCGGCAGGAAGTCGGCGAAGAAGATGCTGCAGAGCACGACGAACAACAGCAGGTAGTCCAGGCTGGTGACCCGGAATTCCTCCTTGCGGCGCCGCGGGGAGAAGCGGATGGCGATGGCGACGGCCAGCGCGACAGCGACGTAGTAGCCCATCTCGAACACCGGCGCCCAGTCCCGCTGCCAACCGCTGCGGTCCCAGGCACACAGGTAGACCACGAAAACGGTGACCGTGTACACGGCGAGTCGGCGCGGGGTTGCCCCGAGGCTGCGGCGCATGAACGACTGCAAGGTCACAGGCACCAACAGAAACAGCGCGACCAACCCGTAGTCGCGGTCGACATCATCGATCAGGAGCGAGACGGCGACCAGGTAAATCGGAATCAGGAACTCCAGCACCCGCCGCGGGAACACCACGAGCAGCGTCTTTCTGAGGGTCCTGTCGATGTCTCCGGACATGTCGATGAGTTGTCCGAACTGCCAGCCGGTGTCGCGCGCGTGCCAGTTCTTGCGCTCGGCCGAGGTCAGCAGCATCAGAAACACGCCGCAGATGCCGGCGTAGGCGGCGAGGATGACGAGGTCGTGCGCGTTGCGCAGCAGCAGGCCGGAGAGCACCATCGCCGCGTGCAGCACGTAGATGATCGTGACCGTCTCCTTGTGCACGAAGCCACGGTCGAGCAGGCGGTGGTGGATGTGGTGCTTGGACGCCTTGAAGATCGGCTGCTTGTTGCGCAGCCGCACGTACAGGACAAGAAAGAAGTCGAACACCGGCAGGCCAAGCAACGGCAGCATGGCGGCCGGGCTGAGGTCGGTGTCGGCGTACTGGGTCAGCCAGATCGCCAGAAAGCCGACGACAAACCCGAGGAACTGTGCCCCGCTGTCGCCCATGAAGACACGCGCCGGGTGCGTGTTGTACCGCAGGAAGCCCAACACCCCGCCGATCGCCGCCATCGCGACAATCAAGAGGACCGCCGCGTCTGCGAGGTACGCGAGCAGCGCGATGCCCGCCAGTGTCAGCAGCGATTCCCCGCCGGCCAGGCCATCGAGCCCGTCGGATTGGTTGGTTGCGTTGATCATCGCGACAAGGCAAACGATCGTGATGCCCATCGATATCGCCGCTGGCGGCATCCAATCAGAAAAAATGGGGTATTGCGTAATGAAGAAGTCGCCGAACACCACCAGCGGTATGGCGGCGAGGAACTGGCCGATGAACTTCGCTTTCGGCCCCATCTCGTAGCGGTCGTCGAGCGCCCCGAACAACAAGAGCACCAGACTGCCGTAGATGAAGATGCCGAGCAGCGGCGTCATCGTCGTCATTGCAAACAGCGGGATGAGTGTGCCGAACACGATGCCCCAGCCGCCGACCCGCGGAATCGGTTCTTCGTGGACCCGACGGCCACTCGGGTGATCGACCATGCCGAGCCGCTCGGCGTGGCTCATCATGAAGGGCACGAGCACCAGAGAGATGATCGTCGCAGCGGCGATGACGTAGAGATACTGCATTGATCAGTGGGCGGTTGTGTCAGTTGTCAACATGGTCACTCAGTCGAACGCGCCGATCTGCTCCTGTCGCAGGCGATCCACCGCGCGCCCCTCGGGCACGGTCACGTCGGCATAGGTGATGACCGTGTCCTTGGCGATGTCGCGCGTCAGCACACAGCCCTCGCTCAAACTCATGGGTAACGCGTTCAGCTCCACGCTGGTGGCGTAGTTGTCGATGCTGCCGAAGCAGTGGAACCCGCCGATGCCGTCGAGGGTGTCGCCAGCGCGCAGGTCCGTTTTGGCCACGGTCAGCACGTCGGCGACCGGCCCGGCCAAGGGTGTTGCCGCGGCATCTTCGAACAACACGGCACGCGCAACAGTTAAGGGCGTCTCAAGATGGGGCAAGTGGTACGGCACATAGAACGTATAAAGTGGACCGTCTCCCATTTTGAGGTAGCTCGCGTACTGTTGCAGGATCGGGTTCTCGTTGTAACCCAGCACGAAAACGCCCGGTCCCGGCTCCGCGCCCAGGATGTAGTCCACCAACCCACCCTGTCGCAGCTCGTCGAGATCGAACAGGCCCGGCGCCTCGGTGACGTGGCTGCACGTCGGCCCGTACATGCCGCGCGTGCCCACGCGGAAACCCGTCGCATTGGCGACGACCGCCATCTCCATGGAGATTTTCGTGCCGTCGGCAAAGGACGTGATCATCTTCGGCTTCTGCTTGACGCGGTCGGCGAAGGCCTTCTGCGTGGCCGGTGTGCGGTAGTTGTCCTGCAGCCCCTTGATGTTGCCGCACATCAGCGGGTCGTAGCCGATGCTCTTGACCCAGCGGTGAAGGTTCATCACCACACCCGGCTGGTCACCATCGCAGTTGGTGATGGTCACGCCCTGGCGATCGGCGTACTGCTTGAGCACCGGCCCGACCACAGCGTCCAGCTCGGCGTTGAGCAACACCACGTGCTTGCCGTACTCGATCGCCCTGAGCGTGACCTGTGCGCCGAATTCGACTTCCCCGGTCGACTCGACGATGCAATCGATGTTGCCGGCCTCACAGATCAGCATCGGGTCGTCGGTGATCACCGGTCGACCGGCGTCGATGCACGCCTCGACCTCCGCCACCGACGTGGCCTGTTCGGGTGCATCGATTCCGGCCTGCTCGTAGGCTGTCGCCGCGGTCGCCAGGGTCCGGTTGTACACGGCACTGGCCACCATGCCGGTGATGGACTGCACGATCGTGATCACCAGGCCGCGGCCCATGTAACCGGCGCCGATGACGCCCACACGGATTGGCCTCCCCTCGGCTTCGCGTTTGGCCAGTGCGGTATCAACGATAATCATGCAAGCGTGTTCCTGTTCAGGACGTGTAGTCGGCCCACTGTCGATCCTTGTCCGATAACACAAGGCCCTCGGTGACCGGCCAGTCGATCGCGAACGCCGGGTCGTCCCAACGGAATCCGCGCTCGGCAGCCGGCGCGTAGGCGGCACTGACCATGTAATGCATCTCGGTGAGGTCCTCGAGCGTGAGGTAGCCGTGCGCGAAGCCCTTGGGCACGTAGAGCATGTTGCCCGCCTCGGCACTCAGGGTGACCCCGACCCACTCACCCCGGGTGGTTGACTCGGGCCGCAGATCGACCGCCACATCAAAGGCGCTCCCGCGCGTGCAGCGCACCAGCTTGTCCTCGGCATCGTTGCCCACCTGCAGGTGCAGACCGCGCAAGGTGCCTCGGTCGCGTGACGCAGCCGCGTTCGCCTGCACGAAATCCGTGCTGAGCCCGTGGGCGGCAAATTCGTCAACACAAAAGACGCGCGCGAAGAAGCCGCGGTCGTCGCCGCGGCGCTCCTGCTCGATCTCGAAACAGCCCGCCAGCCGCGTCTCGGTGAACTTCATGGTGTCAGAGCCCTATGCCTTCGTACCGTGGCACGTCATCCTTGTCGAGCATCCGCCGACCGTCGATCACGACCGGACTCGGTTCCAGCGTGTGCACGATCTCCGGCAAGGCCTCGAACTCGTCCCATCGCGTCATCAGCAACACCGCCTCGGCGTCCGCCACGGCGGCCGCCATGCTGTCTGCGTAGTTGATGTCGATATCGGCGAAGGTATGGCGCGCCTCGTCGGCCGCGATCGGATCGTAGGCGTGGATTACCGCGCCCTCGGCCGCCAGGGCCCGAATCACGGGAATCGACGGCGATTCACGCATGTCGTCGGTGCCGGGCTTGAAAGCCAAGCCCAATACAGCAATGTGAACACCCTTGCGGTTGGCAATGTGCCCGTCGAGCATCTCGAGCATCTTCTGCGGCTGAGCCGCGTTGACCGCGATCACGGCGTCGAGCAGTGACATGGTCTGACCGTGCCGCTGGCCATGCGCAATCAGTGCCTTGACGTCCTTCGGAAAGCAGCTGCCACCAAACCCGCAGCCCGCCTCGAGGTAGGTGTTCGAGCTCGGAAAGATCCGCGACCCGTCCGCCAGGATCGGCGAGAAGCGTTTGTCGAGATGCACACCGCGCATCACATCCATCGCGTCGATGTCGCCGATGCCGGCACACAGGTTGCCGATTTCGTTCGAGAAGGAAATCAGGGTTGCCAAAAGCGAATTCGCTGCGTACTTGATCATCTCGGCGGTCTTGGGGTTCGTTCGCACGATCTCCACGCCTTCGAAAGGCGCGTAAACAGACGCAAGCATGTCCCTCGCTTTGTCGTCATTGCCGCCGACAACGATGCGGTCAGGGTTCATGAAGTCCGAAATCGCATCGCCTTCGCGCAGGAACTCCGGATTCATGCCGACGCCGAAATGCACGCCGGCTTTCTTGTTCGACTCCCGCTCGAGAATCGGCAGGACCACGTCGTCCGTCGTGCCAGGCACCACCGTGCTCTTGACCACGACCATGTGGTAGTCGCTGCGCTCGCGCAGCGCCACGCCGATCTCTCGCGCCACCTGGCGGATGAAGCTGACGTCGATTGCGCTGCCGTCAAAGGGCGTGCCGACCGCAATCAGCGAGAGGTCGCTCTCGATCACGGCCGCCTTGAGATCGGTCGAGGCTCGCAACCGGGTGCCCAGTGTTTGCTCGAGCAGTTCGGCCAGACCGACTTCGTAAATGGGCGGCTCGCCGCGGTTGATCTTGTCGACTTTGGTTTCGTCGACGTCGACACAGACGACGTCGTGTCCCTTGGCCGCCAGGCACACACCGGACACCAGTCCGACGTAGCCGGTTCCGGCAACGGCAATCTTCATCAGGCGTCCTCCGCCTCGCGGTTTTCGCTGTACCACACCAGCGCGCGACGCAGGCCATCGTCGATGCCGATACCGGGTTCGTAGCGAAGGTGCTCGCGCGCCTTGTCGATGATCGGGCAGCGACGGTTGGGGTTGTCGGTCAGGTAGTCGGCGTCGTCACTCTGCCCGAGCTTCAGCGCACCCTGATACCCCCAGAGCGCCTGCGCCTGGTCGATCACGCGCTCGGCGAGCTCGCGCATCGAGATTTCGGGGGTGTCGATGCCGATGTTGTACGACTCGCCGTTCTGGCCGACGAGCAGGATCTTGTAGTAGCCCACAATCGCATCGGCGATGTAGCAGAAGGTTCGCGTGGGCGCGCCATCGGACAGCATCACGATGTCCTCGCCGTTCAGCACGTTGCGCGCAAAGTCGGGCAACACGCGGCGGTCGGAAATCTTCAGGCCCGGCCCGTAGTTGTTGAACGGGCGCGCGATTCGCACCGGCACGCCGTGCTGTTCAGCAAAGTTTACGCAGAGTGTTTCGCCGTAGCGCTTCGATTCGTCGTAGCAGGCGCGCGGCCCGGTACACGAGACATTGCCCCGGTAGATCTCGGGCGTCGGAATGTTGTCCGCGGTCGGGTCACCGTAGATTTCGCTGGTCGAGTAGTAGAGGAAGCCCTGCAAGGCCCTGCCCGCATCTGCCCGCTCGCGGGCGTAGTCGAGGAGGTGGCGCAAGCCATTCACGTTGGCGTCCATCGTCTCGATGGGGTACTTGCGGTAGTAGATCGGTGAGGCAATGCTCGCCGCGTGGATGATCCAGTCCACGTCGCCGAGGTTCGCTGGCAGCGGCTCGACCACGTCGTATTTCTGCACCGTGAGGTGTGGATCCGATTCCAGCGCCGTCAGCCAGGCCGGCACGCCGCGGATGAAGTTGTCGTACACCAGTACGTCGACCGGCGCGGCGGCGCGGGTGGCATTCCAGTGCAACGCCGCCTGGACCAGGTAGTAGCCGAGGAACCCGGCCCCGCCGGTGATCAGCAGCCGCGTGCCGTCGAGTTTCGGGAACTCGGCCGCCAGTTGCTCGCAGATGTAGTTCAGGTCGGCGTCGATCACGTCCTGCGCGGTGTTCAGCGTCTCGTCAGTCATCGTTCAGCTCCACACTTTCCAGGGTGCCGAGCCGCTGGCCCAGAGGTCTTCGAGTTGCATCTTGTCACGCAGCGTGTCCATGGGTTGCCAGAAACCGTCGTGTCGAAAGGCCGAGAGCTGACCCTCCTGCGCAAGGCGCTCCATGGGCTCGCGCTCCCAGGTGGTGTGATCCCCTTCGATGTAGTCGATGACACCGGGCTCGAGCACGAAGTACCCGCCGTTGATGTAGGCACTGCCACCGCTCGGTTTCTCGCGAAAGCTGCCGACCACCGTCTCGCCGTCACCCAGGCTGAACGCGCCGAACCGACCGGGTGGTTGCACAGCGGTCATCGACGCCTGGGTGCCCTGTTCCCGGTGGAACGCCAACAGGGCGGTGATGTCGATGTCGCCCACGCCGTCACCGTAGGTGAAACAGAAGGTCTCGTCGCCGATGTAGTCCTTCACGCGGCGCAGCCGTCCACCGGTCAGTGACCCCTCACCCGTGTCGACACAGCTCACCTGCCACGGCTCGGCGTTGCTGTGGTGCACCGACATGGTGTTCTCCTTGAGGTTGAAGGTCATGTCCGAGTGGTAGAGGAAGTAGTTGGAGAAGTACTCCTTGATCACATTCCCCTTGTAGCCGCAGCAGATGATGAACTCGTGAACGCCGTGCGCCGAGTAGGTCTTCATGATGTGCCAGAGAATCGGCATGCCACCCACTTCCACCATGGGCTTGGGCCGAATCGCGGTCTCCTCTGACAGCCTGGTCCCCAACCCACCGGCCAGTATCACGGCCTTCATGCATCACTCCTTTTTCGGAACGCCGCGCCACCAACTGGCACACCAGCTGGCAGCGGATTCTCATCGCGTTTGTCCAATCCCCGTTGAAGCAAGGCATACGCCAAGCCCCCTGACGGGTGGTCTACCGCGGTTTGCGACCGCTATTCGCCGCCTTGCAGCGGCTGCCGGTAGGTCACGCCGAGGAAGATCGCCTGGCTGATGCCGGGGTTGGCGATGTTGTCACGCTTCTCCCGACGGTACTGCAGCCCCGCGTCGAGTACCCACCAGCGCTTGAAACGCCAATTGACTGACGGCTCGAGCTTGAGGAAGCGCCGGTCGGCGTTGTCGTTGTCACGCAGCGCGCGGTTCTGAAACAGCTTGTTTCGCCATGTCAGGGTCACGAGCTCGGAGTACTGGTGCACCACGTTGAAGATCAATTCGTCCGCCAACACCACGTCGCCGGAGCCACTGGGGAAGAGGTTCCGCCCCAGACGCCCGGTGTAGCGGGTGCGCCCCGTGGTGCGGCTGGTGCTCACCTGCGCCAGGAACCCGTCTTCCGAGCCGTCTTCGGCCGTCGATTTGAAATCGGTGTTCTGGTACGCCCCGCGAAAGCTGATGTCGGCGGTCTCGGAAAACCGGTGCTTGAAGCCGGCACCGAGGATCTGCGATTGGAAGCCGAACTCGGCGTCGTCCGAGTCGTAGTCCTGGACCTCGATGTCGGTCGACCAGCTGTTGATCGGGTCGAGGTCGCGCTCGTACTCGCCGCGCAAACGCGTGCTGACGAAGTCCACGAGACTGGTCGAGACGGTGAAGCTGCCCTGCTGGAAGGTGACGTTGTCGTGCTCCACAGCGCTGATGTCACCTGCGAGGCGCATGCGCGAGACCGGGCTCAGGCGGTAGAGGAACTGCGGGCTCACAGCGACGCGCTGGCGTCGCACGTCCTGGCGGCTCAGCCCGTTCTCGACGTCTTCGGGCAACACCAGGCTGCCCGCGTCCAGACTCGGCTCCTGAAGCAGCGAATCGGTCAGAAACGACACGCCGAAACGGAACTCCGACCGCGGCTGGATCCGCTGGGTGTCGTAGCGCAACGTGGCGTCGACGCGGTTTTCGAGCTCGTCGAGGTTGTCGTCGAAGGCGTAGGCGTTCAGCCGAATCGAAGCCGCCGAACGTGCTGCCGGTGAGCGGTTGATGGCCGAGAGACCGAGCAACGCGCGCACCGTGGTGACCTCGAGCTGGTCCTGCTCCTCGTTGTTCAGTCGGAAGTTGTCGTCAAACGACAGCTCCGCGCCGTACGTCGCCTCCATACGCCAGACCTCAGCCGACGCTGTCGGGGCGATCAGACCCGAGACCAGACACACCGCTGCGGCGGCAAGCGACCCGTTGAACGCGCGCGAGCGCGCCGTGAAAATTGCCATACCAAGGCTCCGTGAAATCCACCCTCTGACCCGAATTCTAGAGCGCGGACAAAAAAAAACCGCCCTGCTCGGCCGAGAGGGCGGCTGCGCAGGCCAGGGCGTATCAGGGTACGACGACCACGTCGCCACTGTGTAACACAATGTTCTGATCGAGCCCGCGCCCGCGCTTCACATCGCTGAAGTCGAATCGGTAGACCGTCTGCTCCTGGGTCAGCGGGTTGCGCCGCTGGATCTGGATGCGGCTTTCAACTGCGTAGGGGGTCATTCCGCCGGCGAGGGTCAGCGCCTGCATGACATCCACGTAACGTCCGAGCGTGAACTGACCGGGGTTCTGCACCTGGCCGATCACGAACACGGTGTAGCCGGATACCGTCGTGACCGACACCGTCACCACCGCCTCCGGGATGTAGCGTTCGACGCGGCGACGGATTTCCTCCTGGACCTGCTTGGGCGTCTTCCCCGCGACCGTCAGGTCGCCGGCGAGCGGGAAGGAAATGCCGCCGTCCGGGCGCACCAGCACTTCTTTGTCGAGGTCTTCCTCCTTCCAAACCGAGATCTGCAGGACGTCCTCGGGACCGATGCGGTACGCCGGGTTGTTGTCTGTCGCGCCCTCTGCACGGAGCGACACCGGCGCCAGCCAGACGGCGATGCCGATCAGGAGGGGAAGGAACACGCGAAAAGATTTGTAAACCATTGACTCTCTTAGCCTTTATCCATTGTCCGGCCCGTTGGTGGTCCACGTCGGAGGGTGGACAACCCCGCCCTGGCACCCGCGGGCTTCGCCGCCGTTTGCCGAGCTGCCTAGATCATAGACCCTCGGGGCACACTCGACGCCGATCAGCGCTTACGTGCTGCTGCGTAGTCAGACCGCCGACCCCGGCTGAAATTCACTTTGCCCGGTCGGACTCGGCCGGGCGCACGGGCCGCCGCATGATCGCCACAGCCGCGAGCGCCGCCACAATGACCACGATCAGCATGCTGAACCCGAGGCCGGGTGACGACGCGTCCGCCGCTACCGCGCCGTGCGCGCCATCGACCTGCACCAGCGCCTCGGTGGCGGGCACCTCGACATCGCGCAGCTCGGCCACCCGAGCGACCTGAGCGGGCGAGTCAGGCGTCTCGGAACGGTGTAGTCGTTCTGTTTCCACATCCATACTCCAGCCGACGACCCACGAACTGTCTTTTCACGGGCTGTGTGAACCGTTATCGGCGATCAGCGCGTCGCGCTGAACCGTCGCCGAAGCCGACCCGGTCTGATCCGGCGCCTCGCGGCCGGTCAGTCGCCGGCGTCGTCACCGCCGCCACCATCACCACCATCACCATCACCACCGTCGCCGTCGCCGCCGTCACCGTCATTGACTGGCGCCGTGACCGTGACCGTGACCAGCCCCGTCGCGGTGGCCTGCCCGTCGGAGACCACGAAGCTCAACTCGCGCACGCCGGGCGCACCCGGCGTGTAGACAATGTCACTGCCGTCGCTCGAGAGGCTACCGGCCGGGTCCTCCGACCCGACCGCGAAGGCGACGCTGTCGAGCGTCAGGGTGTCGCCCACGTCGGCATCGCTCGCCGATCCCTCGAGCACCACATCAAAACGCAACTCGGTGCCGACCACCGCAGACGCCACCCCGAGGTCATTGGCCACCGGCGGCGTGTTGGGCAGGGTGACCTCCACGGTCACCGTGCTGGACGCGGCGGCGTCCCCGTCGCTGACGGTGTAGTCGATCACGTGCATCCCCGCCACACCGGGGGTGTAGACGAGCTGCGTACCACCGGGCAAGTCGACGGTACCCGTGGTGTCCAGGCTGCTCGGTACCAGCGCAGCACTTGTGAGCGTCACCGCGTCACCGTCCGGATCGGAGACCGCACCGGCTGATGCAAGATCGATGTCCAGGGCCGAACCGAGCACGACGGTCGCGGTCAGCGGCGCGGCCGCAGGCGGCGCGTTGGGCGCGGCAACACTGACATCCAGCGTGGCCCGGCCGGTGAGGTCGCCGTCGCCGGCGAGAATCCGCACGTCGGTCTGACCGGGCCCATCAGCCGTGATGTCGACCTGCACGTTGCCGGGCAGGCCCGCTGCCGTCGTCAGGGTGACCGTCGCGGATGCCACCCCGGCGGTGGTTGAGCGCGTGTCGAGCACCAAATCCGCCAACGGCGTTTCGACGTCGGACACGTTGACGTACACCGTTGTGTTGTCACCCGGCGCGGCGAAATCGACCTCACTGCTGCCCACCAGATCGACACTGGGCCGGTCGTTGACCGAATCGACCGTCACCACGACGGTACCCGCCACGGTGGCACCTGCGATATCGCGCACCACATAGCTGAACCGGTCTTCTCCGAAAAAGTGCGTGTCGGGGGTGTAGCGTACGAAGCCGGTCTCGAAAAACAGCGTGCCATTGCTCGGGGCTTCGGCCTGCCCGACCGTGTGCATCTCGAGCGCGTCTCCGTCGGCGTCGCTCGCAAGATCCGATACCGGCAACTGCAGTGCCGTGTCTTCCGGTGTATTCGGCTCGGGGTTGAGCGCAACCGGTGCCTGGTTGCTGCCCTGCTGAACAATGTTCAACGAGACTGTGGTGACCCCACTCGTGTTGATGCCGTCGTTCAGTCGGTAACTGAAAGTGTCCTGCATGCCGGCCACAGCTACAGCCACCGGGTCATAGCGAAAGCCGCCGTCGTCAGCGAGGACGAAGTTGCCGTTGTGCAACACCGGCGCCGAAACGAGCTCGGCGACAAGGCAGCCGTTGGCGGCGAGCCCTGCCTCGAGAATGTCGAAGTCGTCCTGGTCGTTCTGCATGACAC includes:
- a CDS encoding GTP-binding protein, whose amino-acid sequence is MSKEKFERTKPHVNVGTIGHVDHGKTTLTAALTVV
- a CDS encoding MraY family glycosyltransferase, translated to MQYLYVIAAATIISLVLVPFMMSHAERLGMVDHPSGRRVHEEPIPRVGGWGIVFGTLIPLFAMTTMTPLLGIFIYGSLVLLLFGALDDRYEMGPKAKFIGQFLAAIPLVVFGDFFITQYPIFSDWMPPAAISMGITIVCLVAMINATNQSDGLDGLAGGESLLTLAGIALLAYLADAAVLLIVAMAAIGGVLGFLRYNTHPARVFMGDSGAQFLGFVVGFLAIWLTQYADTDLSPAAMLPLLGLPVFDFFLVLYVRLRNKQPIFKASKHHIHHRLLDRGFVHKETVTIIYVLHAAMVLSGLLLRNAHDLVILAAYAGICGVFLMLLTSAERKNWHARDTGWQFGQLIDMSGDIDRTLRKTLLVVFPRRVLEFLIPIYLVAVSLLIDDVDRDYGLVALFLLVPVTLQSFMRRSLGATPRRLAVYTVTVFVVYLCAWDRSGWQRDWAPVFEMGYYVAVALAVAIAIRFSPRRRKEEFRVTSLDYLLLFVVLCSIFFADFLPIGQFSVPIFIVALVVMLYGIELLMVERKQRSDWLGKASGLALLIIAWRGLDLVRLDVYLMPMLDRLLS
- a CDS encoding NAD(P)-dependent oxidoreductase, which translates into the protein MIIVDTALAKREAEGRPIRVGVIGAGYMGRGLVITIVQSITGMVASAVYNRTLATAATAYEQAGIDAPEQATSVAEVEACIDAGRPVITDDPMLICEAGNIDCIVESTGEVEFGAQVTLRAIEYGKHVVLLNAELDAVVGPVLKQYADRQGVTITNCDGDQPGVVMNLHRWVKSIGYDPLMCGNIKGLQDNYRTPATQKAFADRVKQKPKMITSFADGTKISMEMAVVANATGFRVGTRGMYGPTCSHVTEAPGLFDLDELRQGGLVDYILGAEPGPGVFVLGYNENPILQQYASYLKMGDGPLYTFYVPYHLPHLETPLTVARAVLFEDAAATPLAGPVADVLTVAKTDLRAGDTLDGIGGFHCFGSIDNYATSVELNALPMSLSEGCVLTRDIAKDTVITYADVTVPEGRAVDRLRQEQIGAFD
- the rfbC gene encoding dTDP-4-dehydrorhamnose 3,5-epimerase, whose protein sequence is MKFTETRLAGCFEIEQERRGDDRGFFARVFCVDEFAAHGLSTDFVQANAAASRDRGTLRGLHLQVGNDAEDKLVRCTRGSAFDVAVDLRPESTTRGEWVGVTLSAEAGNMLYVPKGFAHGYLTLEDLTEMHYMVSAAYAPAAERGFRWDDPAFAIDWPVTEGLVLSDKDRQWADYTS
- a CDS encoding UDP-glucose/GDP-mannose dehydrogenase family protein encodes the protein MKIAVAGTGYVGLVSGVCLAAKGHDVVCVDVDETKVDKINRGEPPIYEVGLAELLEQTLGTRLRASTDLKAAVIESDLSLIAVGTPFDGSAIDVSFIRQVAREIGVALRERSDYHMVVVKSTVVPGTTDDVVLPILERESNKKAGVHFGVGMNPEFLREGDAISDFMNPDRIVVGGNDDKARDMLASVYAPFEGVEIVRTNPKTAEMIKYAANSLLATLISFSNEIGNLCAGIGDIDAMDVMRGVHLDKRFSPILADGSRIFPSSNTYLEAGCGFGGSCFPKDVKALIAHGQRHGQTMSLLDAVIAVNAAQPQKMLEMLDGHIANRKGVHIAVLGLAFKPGTDDMRESPSIPVIRALAAEGAVIHAYDPIAADEARHTFADIDINYADSMAAAVADAEAVLLMTRWDEFEALPEIVHTLEPSPVVIDGRRMLDKDDVPRYEGIGL
- a CDS encoding NAD-dependent epimerase/dehydratase family protein produces the protein MTDETLNTAQDVIDADLNYICEQLAAEFPKLDGTRLLITGGAGFLGYYLVQAALHWNATRAAAPVDVLVYDNFIRGVPAWLTALESDPHLTVQKYDVVEPLPANLGDVDWIIHAASIASPIYYRKYPIETMDANVNGLRHLLDYARERADAGRALQGFLYYSTSEIYGDPTADNIPTPEIYRGNVSCTGPRACYDESKRYGETLCVNFAEQHGVPVRIARPFNNYGPGLKISDRRVLPDFARNVLNGEDIVMLSDGAPTRTFCYIADAIVGYYKILLVGQNGESYNIGIDTPEISMRELAERVIDQAQALWGYQGALKLGQSDDADYLTDNPNRRCPIIDKAREHLRYEPGIGIDDGLRRALVWYSENREAEDA
- the rfbF gene encoding glucose-1-phosphate cytidylyltransferase, translated to MKAVILAGGLGTRLSEETAIRPKPMVEVGGMPILWHIMKTYSAHGVHEFIICCGYKGNVIKEYFSNYFLYHSDMTFNLKENTMSVHHSNAEPWQVSCVDTGEGSLTGGRLRRVKDYIGDETFCFTYGDGVGDIDITALLAFHREQGTQASMTAVQPPGRFGAFSLGDGETVVGSFREKPSGGSAYINGGYFVLEPGVIDYIEGDHTTWEREPMERLAQEGQLSAFRHDGFWQPMDTLRDKMQLEDLWASGSAPWKVWS
- a CDS encoding polysaccharide biosynthesis/export family protein; translated protein: MFLPLLIGIAVWLAPVSLRAEGATDNNPAYRIGPEDVLQISVWKEEDLDKEVLVRPDGGISFPLAGDLTVAGKTPKQVQEEIRRRVERYIPEAVVTVSVTTVSGYTVFVIGQVQNPGQFTLGRYVDVMQALTLAGGMTPYAVESRIQIQRRNPLTQEQTVYRFDFSDVKRGRGLDQNIVLHSGDVVVVP
- a CDS encoding Ig-like domain-containing protein, producing MGGVQRVVVGVLAALVAGCGWVDSTGRQTNSAPRVLLESRVIDERATFSIDLSSADSDGNLVFVDFAVLETGAALAESCASAFSEMAAFGPTDYAEDIEGACAAGVTDCAVGFTESAAGSMNYSVTVPALQKPTAYRYRLTLSDTDAASATEDFTLCLRSISDAPVAQADTFNVEYRTERVVSGTVFNDDCTAAVRDGVMQNDQDDFDILEAGLAANGCLVAELVSAPVLHNGNFVLADDGGFRYDPVAVAVAGMQDTFSYRLNDGINTSGVTTVSLNIVQQGSNQAPVALNPEPNTPEDTALQLPVSDLASDADGDALEMHTVGQAEAPSNGTLFFETGFVRYTPDTHFFGEDRFSYVVRDIAGATVAGTVVVTVDSVNDRPSVDLVGSSEVDFAAPGDNTTVYVNVSDVETPLADLVLDTRSTTAGVASATVTLTTAAGLPGNVQVDITADGPGQTDVRILAGDGDLTGRATLDVSVAAPNAPPAAAPLTATVVLGSALDIDLASAGAVSDPDGDAVTLTSAALVPSSLDTTGTVDLPGGTQLVYTPGVAGMHVIDYTVSDGDAAASSTVTVEVTLPNTPPVANDLGVASAVVGTELRFDVVLEGSASDADVGDTLTLDSVAFAVGSEDPAGSLSSDGSDIVYTPGAPGVRELSFVVSDGQATATGLVTVTVTAPVNDGDGGDGDGGDGDGGDGGGGDDAGD